In Paracoccus aerodenitrificans, the following are encoded in one genomic region:
- a CDS encoding antitoxin of toxin-antitoxin stability system, with product MPEIIETTVYRLGELSDAAKDKARAWYREGGFDYDWYDAVYEDFQHIAEILGLNLKTRTIGLMGGGTRQDPCIWFRGFCSQGDGACFETFYSYRKHAPRLIREYAPQDTELHRIADALQAIQRRNFYQLSADASHRGHYYHEYCMSISVERDSPTWQDMTADAEETIIEALRDLARWLYRQLEREYDYLSSDEVVDETIAANEYTFTEVGRRFG from the coding sequence ATGCCTGAGATCATCGAAACCACCGTCTATCGCCTGGGCGAATTGTCTGATGCGGCGAAGGACAAGGCCCGCGCCTGGTATCGTGAGGGCGGCTTCGACTATGACTGGTACGATGCGGTCTACGAGGATTTCCAGCACATCGCGGAAATCCTCGGGCTGAACCTCAAGACCCGCACCATCGGGTTGATGGGAGGAGGCACACGGCAAGACCCCTGCATCTGGTTCCGGGGCTTCTGCTCGCAGGGCGACGGTGCGTGCTTCGAGACCTTCTATTCTTACCGGAAGCATGCGCCGCGCCTGATCCGGGAATACGCCCCGCAGGACACCGAACTGCACCGCATCGCCGACGCCCTTCAGGCAATCCAGCGCCGAAACTTCTATCAGCTTAGCGCCGATGCCAGCCATCGCGGCCATTATTATCACGAATACTGCATGTCGATCTCGGTCGAGCGAGACAGCCCGACTTGGCAGGACATGACAGCCGATGCCGAGGAGACGATCATCGAGGCGCTGCGCGATCTGGCCCGCTGGCTGTACCGCCAGCTTGAGCGCGAATATGATTATCTGTCCTCGGACGAAGTGGTCGATGAAACCATCGCCGCCAATGAATACACATTCACCGAGGTCGGTCGCCGCTTCGGATAA
- a CDS encoding strawberry notch family protein: MNMVFPVTDPVTPLAAAPAILAAANLLLPHLERGQRVDAATLRGAMETAFGASDATGAWDWKLAYEACEVSTVLFLRKYGKALFRKAVSPAARISVLAKITALLPTQTRRSEESQNFQQFSTPIPLGLAALTAAAITPHDRVLEPSAGTGLLAILAQTIGGSLILNELAETRADLLAQLFPAFAVTRFDAAQIDDHLAADAVPSVVLMNPPFSVMANVSGRVADAAYRHVASALARLAPGGRLVTITGAGFGPETPAWRDAFIRLQARGRVVFSAAVDGAVYAKHGTTIDTRLTVIDKLPADDPASFPASPGIAPDVATLIGWIEAHVPQRSPVSLPKIVVPASTAAPKTVRGYLVRATAARPAAAPANDPEGVELSYETVDWTPPDGARLSDAIYEEYALQSLRIAGAQPHPTKLVQSAAMASVAPPKPSYRPMLPANICARLSDAQLETVIYAGEAHADHLAGAWTVDEHFDNVSAAPEDTAGSIRFRRGFMLGDGTGAGKGRQSAAIILDNWLRGRRKAIWISKSDKLIEDAQRDWSALDMERLLVTPLSRFPQGAKITLSEGVLFTTYATLRSDDRGDKVSRVRQIVEWLGSDFDGVIIFDESHSMQNAGGGKGERGDVAASQQGRAGLRLQHVLPDARVVYVSATGATTVHNLAYAQRLGLWGGEDFPFQTRAEFVEAIEAGGVAAMEVLARDLRSLGLYTARSLSYDGVEYELIEHQLTDEQRHIYDSYAAAFAVIHGNLDAAMEAANITGSEGTLNPQAKSAARSAFESTKQRFFGHLLTSMKTPTLIQSIEADLEAGHAAVIQIVSTGEALMERRLSEIPTEEWNDISVDVTPREYVGSYLQHSFPVQLYEPFTDGEGNLSSRPVFRDGQPVECREAVARRDEMLEQLGSLPPVPGALDQIVQRFGTDMVAEVTGRSRRIVRKGDGASARLAVENRAPSANLAETSAFMDDQKRILVFSDAGGTGRSYHAELSARNQRLRVHYLLEPGWKADAAIQGLGRTNRTNQAQPPLFRPIATDVKAEKRFLSTIARRLDTLGAITRGQRQTGGQGLFRPEDNLESAYARDALRQLYLLIVRGKVEGCSLERFESATGLKLMDSNGVKDELPPITTFLNRLLALTIELQGILFSAFEQLLQARIDGAIASGTYDMGLETLKAESFIVTDRQVIHTHPGTGAETRLLTLTERKRNQPVTLDAALAELDDPRARLLINERSGRAAVQIPTTSVMLDDGEIERRVRLIRPMEAMNIPVRAMGETHWIEADRAAFTVAWKAELADVPEFTDSILHMVTGLLLPIWKRLPQDSSRVYRLQTDEGERIIGRRVSPAWAANASTSGVTSSLTPDAAYAALIEGRTILDLAEGLQLRRVRVMGANRIELTGFTDAMRDRMRAYGLFSEIISWKLRFFVPVGATGPEIIGKLLDRFPVERIGEREAA; encoded by the coding sequence ATGAACATGGTGTTTCCCGTGACCGATCCGGTCACGCCGCTGGCGGCTGCGCCCGCGATCCTGGCTGCGGCCAATCTTTTGCTCCCCCATCTCGAACGCGGCCAGCGCGTCGATGCCGCCACCTTGCGCGGCGCGATGGAAACGGCCTTCGGCGCGTCCGACGCTACCGGCGCGTGGGACTGGAAGCTGGCCTATGAGGCGTGCGAAGTCTCTACGGTTCTCTTCCTGCGCAAATACGGAAAGGCGCTTTTCCGTAAAGCCGTGTCTCCGGCTGCACGGATTTCCGTGCTGGCAAAGATCACGGCGCTGTTGCCCACGCAGACCCGGCGTTCCGAAGAAAGCCAGAACTTCCAGCAGTTTTCGACGCCGATCCCGCTCGGCCTTGCCGCTCTGACAGCCGCAGCGATCACGCCCCATGACCGTGTGCTGGAACCATCAGCGGGCACCGGCCTTCTGGCGATCCTGGCGCAGACCATCGGCGGCTCGCTGATCCTCAACGAACTCGCCGAGACTCGCGCCGATCTGCTGGCCCAGCTCTTTCCCGCCTTCGCCGTCACCCGGTTCGACGCCGCCCAGATCGACGATCATCTGGCCGCAGATGCCGTCCCGTCCGTGGTGCTGATGAACCCGCCATTCTCGGTCATGGCCAATGTCAGCGGACGTGTCGCAGATGCGGCCTACCGCCATGTTGCCTCGGCGCTGGCCCGTCTTGCTCCGGGCGGTCGGCTGGTGACGATCACCGGCGCTGGCTTTGGCCCCGAAACTCCGGCATGGCGGGACGCTTTCATCCGCTTGCAGGCGCGTGGCCGTGTAGTGTTCAGCGCCGCCGTCGATGGCGCGGTCTATGCAAAGCACGGCACCACGATCGACACGCGGCTGACTGTGATCGACAAGCTGCCCGCCGACGATCCGGCGAGTTTTCCGGCATCACCGGGGATCGCACCTGATGTTGCCACGCTCATCGGATGGATCGAGGCGCATGTTCCTCAGCGTTCGCCTGTCTCCTTGCCGAAGATCGTGGTGCCTGCTTCGACCGCCGCGCCGAAAACCGTGCGGGGCTATCTGGTCCGCGCGACTGCTGCTCGGCCTGCCGCTGCTCCGGCCAACGATCCTGAGGGCGTCGAACTTTCCTATGAGACCGTGGACTGGACGCCACCGGACGGCGCTCGCCTGTCTGACGCGATCTACGAGGAATATGCGCTGCAATCGCTGCGCATTGCTGGCGCCCAGCCGCATCCGACCAAGCTGGTGCAATCCGCTGCAATGGCCTCGGTCGCACCGCCGAAGCCCTCCTACCGGCCCATGCTGCCCGCTAACATCTGCGCGCGTCTGTCGGACGCCCAGCTTGAGACAGTGATTTATGCCGGAGAAGCCCATGCCGATCATCTCGCCGGCGCATGGACCGTGGACGAGCATTTCGACAATGTGAGCGCCGCGCCCGAGGATACTGCCGGATCGATCCGTTTTCGCCGGGGCTTCATGCTCGGTGACGGAACCGGTGCTGGCAAGGGCCGCCAGTCCGCTGCCATCATTCTCGACAACTGGCTGCGCGGTCGGCGCAAGGCGATCTGGATCTCCAAATCCGACAAGCTGATCGAGGACGCGCAGCGCGACTGGTCGGCGCTCGACATGGAACGGCTGCTGGTCACGCCTCTGTCACGCTTCCCGCAAGGCGCAAAGATCACGCTGTCGGAAGGCGTCCTATTTACCACCTATGCCACGCTGCGATCCGACGATCGGGGCGATAAGGTTTCGCGCGTGCGTCAGATCGTTGAATGGTTGGGCTCCGATTTCGACGGGGTTATCATATTCGACGAGAGCCATTCCATGCAGAATGCCGGTGGCGGAAAAGGCGAACGCGGTGATGTCGCCGCTTCGCAGCAGGGACGTGCGGGCCTGCGGCTTCAGCACGTGCTGCCCGATGCCCGCGTGGTTTACGTCTCGGCGACCGGCGCCACCACCGTCCACAATCTCGCCTATGCGCAGCGCCTCGGCCTCTGGGGCGGTGAAGATTTTCCGTTCCAGACCCGCGCCGAGTTCGTTGAGGCGATCGAAGCCGGTGGCGTTGCGGCCATGGAGGTGCTGGCCCGCGACCTGCGATCCCTCGGTCTCTATACCGCGCGCTCACTTTCCTATGATGGCGTCGAATACGAACTTATCGAGCATCAGCTCACGGACGAACAGCGGCACATCTACGACTCATATGCTGCCGCCTTCGCAGTGATTCATGGGAATCTCGATGCGGCGATGGAAGCCGCCAACATCACGGGCAGCGAAGGAACGCTGAACCCGCAGGCGAAATCGGCCGCCCGTTCGGCCTTTGAAAGCACCAAGCAGCGCTTCTTCGGCCATCTGCTGACTTCCATGAAAACCCCGACCCTGATCCAGTCCATCGAGGCCGACCTGGAAGCGGGCCACGCCGCCGTCATCCAGATCGTCTCGACTGGCGAAGCGCTGATGGAACGGCGGCTTTCCGAGATCCCGACCGAGGAATGGAACGATATTTCCGTCGATGTCACGCCGAGGGAATATGTAGGCTCGTATTTGCAGCATTCCTTCCCGGTGCAGCTCTATGAACCCTTCACCGATGGCGAGGGGAACCTCTCCTCACGCCCTGTCTTCCGTGATGGTCAGCCGGTGGAATGCCGCGAAGCCGTGGCGCGGCGCGACGAGATGCTGGAGCAACTCGGTTCGCTTCCACCCGTGCCGGGGGCGCTCGACCAGATCGTCCAGCGCTTCGGCACGGATATGGTGGCGGAAGTCACAGGCCGTTCGCGCCGGATCGTGCGCAAGGGTGACGGAGCATCGGCACGTCTTGCGGTCGAGAACCGAGCGCCTTCTGCCAACCTCGCCGAGACTTCGGCCTTCATGGATGACCAGAAGCGCATTCTGGTTTTCTCGGATGCGGGTGGCACCGGACGCAGCTATCACGCCGAACTCTCAGCGAGAAACCAGCGCCTGCGCGTGCATTATCTGCTGGAACCGGGCTGGAAGGCAGATGCCGCCATTCAGGGGCTGGGCCGCACCAACCGGACCAATCAGGCGCAGCCGCCGCTGTTCCGGCCCATCGCCACGGATGTCAAAGCCGAGAAGCGCTTCCTCTCGACCATCGCCCGCCGCCTCGACACGCTGGGCGCGATCACGCGCGGCCAGCGCCAGACCGGCGGTCAGGGGCTGTTCCGCCCCGAGGACAATCTGGAATCCGCCTATGCCCGCGATGCGTTGCGCCAGCTCTATCTGCTGATCGTGCGCGGCAAGGTCGAGGGTTGCTCTCTCGAACGGTTTGAATCCGCCACCGGGCTGAAGCTGATGGACAGCAATGGTGTGAAGGACGAACTTCCGCCGATCACCACCTTCCTCAACCGCCTGCTGGCGCTGACCATCGAGTTGCAGGGCATCCTGTTCTCGGCCTTCGAGCAGCTTCTGCAGGCGCGGATCGACGGTGCGATTGCATCCGGCACCTATGATATGGGGCTGGAAACGCTGAAGGCCGAAAGCTTCATCGTCACCGACCGGCAGGTGATCCACACCCATCCGGGCACAGGCGCGGAAACCCGGCTCCTGACGCTCACCGAGCGCAAGCGCAATCAGCCGGTCACGCTCGATGCGGCCCTGGCAGAACTGGATGATCCCCGTGCAAGATTGCTCATCAACGAGCGATCCGGTCGCGCCGCCGTGCAGATCCCGACCACCAGCGTCATGCTGGATGATGGCGAGATCGAACGGCGTGTGCGGCTGATCCGGCCGATGGAGGCGATGAACATTCCGGTGCGAGCCATGGGCGAGACCCACTGGATCGAGGCCGACCGTGCCGCCTTCACCGTGGCCTGGAAGGCGGAACTGGCCGACGTGCCGGAGTTCACCGACAGCATCCTGCATATGGTGACAGGGCTACTTCTGCCAATCTGGAAGCGGCTCCCGCAGGACTCCTCCCGCGTCTATCGGCTCCAGACCGACGAGGGCGAACGCATCATCGGTCGCCGGGTCTCGCCGGCCTGGGCCGCCAATGCCTCGACCAGTGGCGTCACCAGCAGCCTGACACCGGATGCCGCCTATGCCGCGCTGATCGAAGGTCGCACGATCCTTGATCTCGCCGAGGGGCTGCAACTGCGCCGCGTCCGGGTCATGGGCG